The Vicia villosa cultivar HV-30 ecotype Madison, WI linkage group LG1, Vvil1.0, whole genome shotgun sequence genome includes a region encoding these proteins:
- the LOC131643755 gene encoding U-box domain-containing protein 14-like: protein MGGSENSKAMVVNRLSDSVREISGLPECQNVCKRMYGNLIRRVKLLSPLFEELKDCDETLCDQQLEAFEALRVALDLAMILLKSINQGSKLYQALRRNDAADEFQQVTGKIEAALSDISYKKLEISEEVQEQIELVHAQFKRAKAQTEFADLQLDLDMAVALKEKDPDPAILKRLSEKLHLRTINDLKKESSELHELVIASNGELADSFETVSSLLRKLKDWVLTENPEVDNAYENEKVSIKHRSPVIPDDFRCPISLELMKDPVIVSTGQTYERSCIQKWLDAGHRTCPKTQQTLLHTALTPNYVLKSLIGLWCESNGVELPKKQGSCKTTKSGTSLSDCDRIAIKALLDKLTSNDIEQQRAAAGELRLLAKRNADNRVCIAEAGAIPLLVELLSSGDPRTQEHAVTALLNLSINESNKGTIVNAGAIPDIVDVLRNGSMEARENAAATLFSLSVLDENKVAIGAAGAIPALIKLLCEGTPRGKKDAATAIFNLCIYQGNKARAVKAGIVAALIRFMKDAGGGMVDEALAIMAILAGHHEGRMAIGQAEPIPILVEVIRTGSPRNRENAAAVLWSVCTGDIVQLKLAKEHGAEEALQGLSENGTDRAKRKAGSILELLQRIEGEDSLQNS from the exons ATGGGTGGGAGCGAGAACTCGAAGGCTATGGTCGTGAATCGTTTGTCTGATTCCGTCAGGGAGATTTCTGGGTTGCCGGAATGTCAAAACGTTTGCAAGAGGATGTATGGGAATTTGATCCGTAGGGTGAAGCTTCTGAGTCCTTTGTTTGAGGAATTGAAGGATTGTGATGAGACCCTTTGTGATCAACAGCTTGAAGCTTTTGAAGCTTTAAGGGTTGCTTTGGATTTGGCTATGATCCTTCTAAAGTCTATTAACCAAGGAAGTAAGCTTTATCAG GCTTTGCGGAGGAATGATGCAGCGGATGAGTTCCAACAAGTAACTGGAAAAATTGAAGCTGCATTGAGTGATATTTCATACAAAAAACTTGAGATATCAGAGGAAGTTCAAGAACAG ATTGAATTGGTGCATGCTCAGTTCAAAAGAGCCAAAGCTCAAACGGAATTCGCTGATTTACAACTAGATTTGGATATGGCTGTAGCACTGAAAGAAAAAGACCCTGATCCTGCTATACTCAAAAGACTTTCCGAGAAGTTGCATCTAAGGACTATAAATGATTTAAAGAAAGAGTCTAGTGAATTGCACGAATTGGTCATAGCAAGCAATGGAGAATTAGCGGACAGTTTTGAAACAGTCTCGTCTCTTCTTAGGAAACTGAAGGACTGGGTGCTCACTGAAAATCCGGAGGTTGATAATGCATATGAGAACGAGAAAGTGTCAATTAAGCACCGGTCTCCTGTAATCCCGGATGATTTTCGATGTCCTATATCGCTTGAACTAATGAAAGATCCTGTAATTGTATCTACCGGTCAG ACATATGAAAGATCCTGCATTCAAAAATGGCTTGATGCTGGTCACCGAACTTGCCCTAAAACACAACAAACACTTTTGCATACAGCCCTTACTCCTAACTATGTTTTGAAGAGTCTGATTGGTCTATGGTGCGAAAGCAATGGTGTTGAGCTACCAAAGAAGCAAGGTAGCTGTAAAACAACGAAATCCGGAACCAGTCTTTCAGATTGTGACAGAATTGCTATCAAAGCTTTGTTGGATAAGTTAACAAGTAACGATATTGAACAGCAAAGGGCGGCTGCTGGTGAGCTCCGGTTGCTGGCCAAGAGGAATGCAGATAACCGAGTATGTATTGCCGAGGCAGGAGCAATACCGCTTCTCGTGGAATTGTTGTCTTCTGGTGATCCTCGAACTCAAGAGCACGCCGTTACAGCGCTTCTCAATCTTTCCATCAATGAGAGTAACAAAGGAACTATAGTAAACGCAGGAGCTATACCAGATATTGTTGACGTACTGAGAAACGGAAGCATGGAGGCTAGAGAAAACGCAGCCGCGACTCTCTTTAGTTTATCGGTTCTAGACGAGAACAAAGTTGCTATAGGTGCAGCAGGAGCTATCCCGGCTCTTATAAAGTTACTTTGCGAAGGTACTCCAAGAGGCAAAAAAGATGCGGCTACTGCAATATTTAACCTATGTATTTATCAAGGAAACAAAGCTAGAGCTGTAAAAGCCGGGATAGTTGCTGCACTGATACGGTTTATGAAGGATGCAGGGGGTGGAATGGTTGACGAGGCGCTAGCGATAATGGCAATCCTTGCAGGCCATCACGAAGGCAGGATGGCGATCGGTCAGGCTGAACCAATTCCTATTTTAGTTGAGGTTATACGAACCGGATCACCGCGAAACCGGGAGAATGCGGCTGCGGTTTTGTGGTCGGTATGTACAGGAGATATAGTGCAATTAAAACTAGCAAAGGAACATGGAGCagaagaagcacttcaaggattATCAGAGAATGGAACTGATAGAGCTAAGAGAAAAGCTGGAAGTATATTAGAACTGTTGCAACGAATTGAAGGGGAGGATAGTTTACAAAATTCCTAG
- the LOC131643757 gene encoding vacuolar protein-sorting-associated protein 33 homolog — protein sequence MAQIPNLDNAPVNLTSIREHSQKELINILKNVRGKKCLVIDPKLGDSLSLIIQSSILKEQGVELRHLSADPIQSDCTKIVFLVRAQPDLMRFICSNVHDDVSKGLQREYHVYFVPRRTVVCEKVLEDEKIHHMITVGEYPLYLLPMDEDVLSFELDLSYRECLVDGDASSLWHIAKAIHKLEFSFGLIPNVRAKGKASVRIADILNRMQAEEPVNSSDMVMPEINTVILLDREVDMVTPLCSQLTYEGLLDEFLHINNGSVEIDGSILGLPQDGKKTKVPLNSSDKLFKEIRDLNFEVVVQILRQKATSMKQDYTDMTTTTQSVSELKDFVKKLNSLPEMTRHINLAQHLSTFTSKPNFLGQLDMEHTIIEAQSYDICFEYIEELIHKQEPLITVLRLLILFSITNAGLPKKHFDYFRRELLHSYGFEHIATLNNLEKAGLFKKQESRSNWLTIKRTLELVVEDTDTANPNDIAYVFSGYAPLSIRLVQQAIRSGWRPVEEILKLLPGPHLETRRGGFSNSPSTDTLSGTPTSVAKVPDGRRALVLVVFVGGVTFAEISALRFLSAQESMAYDLVIASTKIVNGQTLLETFMEKLG from the exons ATGGCTCAGATTCCCAATCTAGATAATGCTCCCGTCAATCTCACATCCATCAG AGAACACTCTCAAAAGGAACTCATCAATATCCTCAAGAAT GTTAGAGGAAAAAAGTGTTTGGTCATTGATCCCAAGCTTGGAGACTCTCTTTCGCTTATCATACAGTCATCAATTCTCAAG GAACAAGGAGTTGAATTGCGGCATCTTTCGGCTGACCCAATTCAAAGTGACTGTACCAAAATTGTTTTCCTTGTACGTGCTCAGCCTGATTTGATGAGATTCATATGCTCTAACGTTCACGATGATGTATCCAAAGGACTACAGAGagaatatcatgtttattttgtcCCCCGTCGCACTGTTGTTTGTGAGAAA GTCCTTGAAGATGAGAAAATACATCATATGATTACTGTAGGGGAATATCCGTTGTATTTATTGCCAATGGATGAGGATGTGCTATCGTTTGAACTTGATCTTTCTTATAGA GAATGCCTGGTTGATGGTGATGCAAGCTCACTTTGGCATATTGCAAAGGCTATTCACAAACTTGAG TTTTCTTTTGGATTGATACCAAATGTGCGGGCAAAAGGAAAAGCATCTGTGCGTATTGCAGACATCCTAAATCGAATGCAAGCTGAAGAGCCGGTTAactcatctgat ATGGTTATGCCAGAGATAAATACAGTAATACTCTTAGATAGAGAG GTGGACATGGTTACTCCTCTGTGTTCCCAACTAACGTATGAGGGGCTACTTGACGAG TTTCTTCACATCAACAATGGTTCTGTTGAGATTGATGGATCTATTTTGGGTCTTCCACAAGATGGAAAAAAAACTAAAGTCCCACTTAATTCAAG TGACAAGCTTTTTAAGGAGATACGGGATCTCAACTTTGAAGTTGTAGTCCAG ATTTTACGTCAAAAAGCAACATCCATGAAGCAAGACTACACAGATATGACAACAACA ACACAGTCAGTTTCTGAGCTGAAGGACTTTGTGAAAAAGCTGAACTCATTGCCAGAGATGACT AGGCACATAAATCTCGCTCAGCATCTATCGACGTTCACATCAAAGCCAAATTTCCTTGGGCAGCTTGATATGGAACATACAATTATTGAGGCCCAAAGTTATGACAT ATGCTTTGAGTATATTGAAGAATTGATCCATAAGCAGGAGCCTTTAATAACAGTCCTACGCCTTCTGATCTTATTTTCTATCACTAATGCTGGGTTACCAAAGAAGCACTTTGACTATTTCAG GAGAGAGCTACTGCATAGCTATGGATTTGAGCATATAGCGACACTAAATAACTTAGAGAAAGCCGGACTCTTTAAAAAGCAG GAGTCAAGAAGCAATTGGCTTACTATAAAACGTACTCTGGAGCTTGTGGTTGAAGACACTGATACAGCCAA CCCCAATGATATTGCTTACGTCTTCTCCGGATATGCACCTCTTAGCATTCGTCTTGTCCAGCAAGCCATTCGATCTGGATG GCGCCCTGttgaagaaattttgaaactgCTGCCTGGACCGCATTTGGAAACTAGAAGG GGAGGATTCTCAAACAGCCCATCAACTGACACTTTATCTGGGACTCCAACCAGCGTGGCAAA GGTACCTGATGGAAGGCGTGCCCTGGTCCTTGTTGTCTTTGTTGGGGGTGTTACATTTGCGGAGATTTCTGCACTTCGATTTCTCAGTGCTCAG GAAAGCATGGCATATGATTTGGTTATTGCATCAACAAAAATAGTCAATGGCCAAACCCTGCTTGAAACATTCATGGAAAAACTAGGTTGA